A single Pantoea rwandensis DNA region contains:
- the nac gene encoding nitrogen assimilation transcriptional regulator NAC gives MNLRRLKYFVKIVDVGSLTQAADILHIAQPALSQQLATLEGEVNQQLLIRTKRGVTPTEAGKTLYSHAQSILRQCEQAQSAIDLVGAALSGSVSVGLAPGTAAQNLALPLMMEVQQQHPGIVLYFNENFGTTLSELIMNGRMDMAVIYDHRTIHGLRFMPLMKEDLCFVCPFSLAKPVKEIPLSQVAQYDLFLPRIYNIMRKVLDDAFVQNNLQYRVKCEIESQTTLNAALSAGLGTTIMPESAARAMLKNGDTWMAKIIEPDVQASLSFCMSDHLPLSQPAEAVKSILLSLMSRRNVENHPLTLVG, from the coding sequence ATGAATCTTCGTCGCCTGAAGTACTTTGTTAAAATTGTTGACGTCGGTAGCCTGACGCAAGCTGCCGATATCCTGCATATTGCCCAACCTGCGTTAAGCCAACAGCTGGCCACGCTGGAAGGTGAAGTGAATCAACAACTGTTGATTCGCACCAAACGCGGCGTCACGCCCACCGAAGCCGGGAAAACACTCTATTCCCATGCACAGTCCATTTTGCGCCAGTGCGAACAGGCGCAAAGTGCGATTGATCTGGTTGGTGCAGCGCTAAGCGGCAGCGTCTCGGTCGGGCTGGCACCGGGCACTGCGGCGCAAAACCTGGCGCTGCCGCTGATGATGGAAGTGCAGCAACAACATCCTGGCATCGTGCTCTATTTTAACGAAAACTTCGGCACCACCCTGAGCGAGCTGATCATGAACGGCCGCATGGATATGGCGGTGATTTACGATCATCGCACCATCCATGGCCTGCGCTTCATGCCGCTGATGAAAGAGGATTTGTGCTTCGTTTGCCCGTTCAGCCTGGCGAAACCAGTGAAAGAGATCCCACTGTCGCAGGTCGCGCAATATGATCTTTTCCTGCCACGTATCTACAACATCATGCGCAAAGTGCTGGATGACGCCTTCGTGCAGAACAATCTGCAGTACCGCGTGAAGTGCGAAATTGAGTCGCAAACCACCCTGAATGCGGCACTGAGTGCCGGCCTGGGTACCACCATCATGCCGGAATCTGCCGCACGCGCGATGCTGAAAAATGGCGATACCTGGATGGCGAAGATCATCGAGCCGGATGTGCAGGCCTCACTGTCGTTCTGCATGTCAGATCATCTGCCGCTGTCCCAGCCTGCTGAAGCAGTGAAATCGATTCTGCTGTCGCTGATGTCGCGCCGCAACGTGGAGAATCATCCACTGACCCTCGTGGGATAA
- a CDS encoding acetyl-CoA carboxylase biotin carboxyl carrier protein, giving the protein MEKTAIPLPTLRALARKMQRSGLNSLVLEGKQWSVRLTFAPPSFTSPTMIPTEACPPVTHRIGAPLPGTLLRRHPHSQQDFVQPGQQVEPQDLLAMVQVGPLYVPVLSPCKGRVQPLSPETRSVVEYDEEILIIQSDN; this is encoded by the coding sequence ATGGAAAAAACTGCGATACCGCTGCCGACGCTGCGTGCGTTGGCGCGCAAGATGCAACGATCCGGCCTCAATAGTCTGGTGTTAGAGGGCAAACAGTGGTCGGTGCGTCTGACGTTTGCCCCGCCCTCTTTCACATCCCCCACGATGATCCCTACGGAGGCGTGTCCGCCCGTGACGCATCGCATTGGCGCGCCGCTACCCGGCACGTTGCTGCGTCGCCATCCACACAGCCAGCAAGATTTTGTCCAGCCGGGGCAGCAAGTTGAACCTCAGGATCTGCTGGCGATGGTGCAGGTTGGCCCACTGTACGTGCCGGTGCTCAGCCCCTGCAAAGGGCGGGTGCAGCCATTATCTCCTGAAACACGTTCCGTGGTTGAATACGACGAAGAAATCCTTATTATTCAATCGGATAATTAA
- a CDS encoding SDR family oxidoreductase, with protein MPFSDYKTALVTGASAGMGEAIVERLCKEGITVHAVARRKEQLAALADRTGCIPHAVDVSDVNALTALCKDLEIDILVNNAGLSHPGSILEADENVVETQVDVNLRAVLHLCRLLVPGMMARDRGHVFNITSIAAIYNFNGNSVYHATKAGVHALSRQLRVDCYGKRVRITEICPGRVATDIFGNVSGDHEDARRRFIDGFELPQAKDIADCVAFALSAPVAVNIGNIEITPTLQVPGGLSTMRPGDRTA; from the coding sequence ATGCCATTTTCAGATTACAAAACCGCGCTGGTGACCGGCGCATCAGCTGGCATGGGCGAAGCGATTGTTGAGCGCCTGTGCAAAGAAGGGATCACCGTGCACGCGGTGGCGCGTCGCAAGGAACAGCTGGCCGCGCTGGCCGATCGCACCGGCTGCATCCCGCATGCCGTGGATGTCAGCGACGTTAATGCGCTGACTGCGCTGTGCAAAGATCTGGAGATCGATATCCTGGTCAACAATGCAGGTCTCTCTCATCCTGGTTCGATTCTTGAGGCAGACGAAAACGTGGTGGAGACACAAGTGGATGTCAACCTGCGTGCTGTGCTGCACCTGTGCCGCTTGCTGGTACCGGGCATGATGGCGCGTGATCGTGGCCACGTATTCAACATCACCTCGATTGCCGCCATCTACAACTTCAACGGCAACTCGGTGTATCACGCCACCAAAGCCGGGGTACATGCCCTGTCACGCCAGCTGCGCGTGGACTGCTATGGCAAACGTGTGCGCATCACCGAAATCTGCCCAGGTCGTGTGGCCACCGACATCTTTGGCAACGTTTCAGGCGATCACGAGGACGCACGCCGCCGCTTTATCGATGGCTTCGAACTGCCGCAGGCCAAAGATATTGCAGACTGCGTGGCCTTTGCGCTGTCGGCTCCGGTCGCCGTCAACATCGGTAACATCGAAATTACCCCGACGCTGCAGGTGCCGGGCGGTCTTTCCACTATGCGACCGGGCGACCGCACCGCGTAA
- a CDS encoding amino acid ABC transporter permease → MALDFSSVITGHYGQMIVDGTVVTLELALGAWLLAMVLALLLVVVRLTENRLAVGLVKAYVSYHRNVPTLIQLMMWYFAIPTLLPESLQMMIVDYNAEFLFSLIALGLCQAAYFSEDIRSGLRAIPDGQNEAARALGMSYVRAMRSVILPQGVRNALPSVVNHTVLLFKNTSLAMVIGVADLTYVTRDIENQTFRTFESYLVATVGYLFFSLLLMGLGALLARRFQRVYAR, encoded by the coding sequence ATGGCACTTGATTTCAGCAGTGTGATAACCGGCCATTACGGCCAGATGATCGTTGACGGAACGGTGGTCACCCTTGAACTGGCGTTGGGTGCCTGGCTGCTGGCGATGGTTCTCGCCCTGCTATTGGTGGTGGTGCGCCTGACGGAGAATCGACTTGCCGTTGGGCTGGTCAAGGCGTACGTCTCCTATCACCGCAATGTGCCAACACTGATTCAGTTGATGATGTGGTACTTCGCGATCCCCACACTGCTGCCGGAATCGCTGCAGATGATGATCGTTGACTACAACGCCGAGTTTTTATTTTCTCTTATCGCGCTCGGGCTGTGTCAGGCCGCCTACTTCTCTGAAGATATCCGCAGCGGCCTGCGCGCTATTCCCGATGGGCAAAACGAAGCCGCCCGCGCGCTTGGCATGAGCTATGTACGCGCCATGCGCTCGGTGATATTGCCGCAGGGTGTGCGCAATGCGCTGCCATCTGTGGTCAATCACACCGTGCTGCTGTTCAAAAACACCAGTCTGGCGATGGTGATTGGCGTGGCAGACCTCACCTATGTGACGCGTGATATCGAGAACCAAACCTTCCGTACCTTCGAATCCTACTTAGTGGCTACCGTGGGTTACCTGTTCTTCTCCCTGCTGCTGATGGGCTTGGGCGCGCTGCTGGCCCGCCGCTTCCAGCGCGTTTACGCGAGGTAA